The proteins below are encoded in one region of Oreochromis niloticus isolate F11D_XX linkage group LG6, O_niloticus_UMD_NMBU, whole genome shotgun sequence:
- the sp2 gene encoding transcription factor Sp2 isoform X1 — MSEQQDSMATTVAVSPSEYLQPSSASTQLDDHTFGPKRGTKASQDTQPSPLALLAATCSKIGPPAAQAPVTSPPAQPQPRRLLPIKPAPIAPAPPKNLGFLSAKGNVIQLPAGLGSTAPGSPIVLTIQQSPARTSTSATPGIQYQVVPQIQGAQTIQVMPQGGQIQLIPGTNQAIITTPMTMPAPAAATAPVTPQKTVAIKPSLKVRKPNNTATNVVQLPSGLTIPLNVATGEVGGTQIITETAAAPPTPGKGRRGRKKKAVLAAEPPPPPPAQAASPTPEQMETILIEAGDNIIQAGNNLLIVQSPGQPAMVQQVQLVQPKPDSQVVQIPQQALKVVQAASATLPPVPQRQSVSSNLQVTPTETSPTQILFKTASGEWQSVQLQDSMTTTTPATTVAPTTTVTPLAGTKRTQATGGRKERTLAKIAPAGGMIQLNTSQLTSAAQAVQTISINGVQVQGVPVTITNAGGQQHLTVQTMQGGGLQLAAAQGQPAIQVDQTLTLELPGQPGEKKRRMACTCPNCKDADKRPSEVGKRKHICHVPGCEKTFRKTSLLRAHVRLHTGERPFVCNWVFCGKRFTRSDELQRHARTHTGDKRFECSQCQKRFMRSDHLTKHYKTHINTKNL; from the exons CTTGACGATCACACATTTGGACCAAAGAGGGGCACAAAGGCATCGCAG GACACTCAGCCCTCTCCTTTGGCCCTGCTGGCTGCCACATGCAGTAAAATCGGCCCTCCTGCTGCTCAGGCTCCTGTCACCTCTCCGCCAGCGCAGCCACAACCTCGTCGGCTACTTCCTATAAAGCCAGCTCCAATAGCGCCAGCTCCACCGAAAAACCTTGGTTTCCTTTCAGCAAAGGGCAATGTGATCCAGCTCCCTGCCGGCCTGGGCTCCACAGCTCCTGGCAGCCCCATCGTCCTTACTATCCAGCAGAGTCCTGCTCGTACCAGCACCTCGGCCACTCCTGGCATCCAGTATCAGGTGGTGCCGCAGATCCAGGGTGCACAAACCATTCAGGTGATGCCACAGGGAGGTCAGATCCAGCTAATACCCGGTACCAACCAGGCCATCATTACCACTCCCATGACCATGCCGGCTCCGGCTGCAGCCACTGCTCCTGTCACGCCACAGAAGACTGTAGCCATCAAGCCCTCCCTCAAGGTGCGGAAGCCAAACAATACAGCTACAAACGTTGTGCAGCTGCCCAGTGGACTTACAATTCCCCTCAACGTGGCTACAGGAGAAGTGGGTGGGACACAAATCATCACAGAGACAGCTGCAGCCCCTCCCACTCCTGGAAAGGGACGacgagggaggaaaaaaaaggcgGTACTGGCTGCTGAGCCTCCACCGCCGCCTCCAGCACAGGCTGCCTCTCCAACCCCAGAGCAGATGGAGACCATCCTAATAGAAGCTGGTGACAACATCATACAG GCAGGGAACAATTTACTGATTGTGCAAAGTCCTGGGCAACCTGCTATGGTGCAACAGGTCCAGCTGGTCCAGCCCAAACCAGATTCTCAGGTGGTTCAGATCCCACAACAGGCTTTGAAGGTGGTACAGGCTGCCTCTGCTACGTTGCCACCCGTCCCGCAGAGACAGTCTGTCTCCTCGAATCTGCAGGTCACTCCAACAGAAACATCACCAACACAG atTCTCTTTAAAACAGCATCAGGTGAATGGCAATCAGTTCAGCTTCAGGACTCCATGACAACAACAACCCCTGCCACCACAGTTGCCCCTACCACCACTGTCACACCACTAGCTGGCACCAAGAGAACACAAGCTACCGGAGGACGAAAGGAGCGGACCTTGGCAAAAATTGCCCCTGCAGGTGGAATGATACAATTGAACACATCGCAGCTCACCTCAGCAGCACAAGCAGTGCAGACCATCAGCATCAACGGGGTCCAGGTTCAGGGAGTTCCTGTTACCATCACCAATGCAGGCG GCCAGCAGCACCTAACGGTGCAGACCATGCAGGGTGGAGGGCTCCAGCTGGCCGCAGCACAGGGCCAGCCTGCTATCCAGGTAGACCAGACCCTTACCCTGGAGTTGCCTGGCCAGCCAGGAGAAAAGAAACGACGCATGGCCTGCACCTGCCCCAACTGTAAAGATGCAGACAAGAG ACCCAGTGAGGTGGGAAAGAGGAAACACATCTGCCACGTCCCTGGCTGTGAAAAGACTTTTAGGAAAACATCTCTGCTCAGAGCTCACGTCCGGCTGCACACTGGCGAAAGACCCTTCGTCTGCAACTGGGTTTTCTGTGGGAAACGTTTTACGCGCAGTGACGAGCTGCAGAGGCACGCCAGGACACACACAG GAGACAAGCGCTTTGAGTGCAGCCAGTGTCAGAAACGCTTCATGCGGAGCGACCACCTGACAAAGCATTACAAGACTCACATAAACACCAAGAACTTGTGA
- the sp2 gene encoding transcription factor Sp2 isoform X2, with translation MATTVAVSPSEYLQPSSASTQLDDHTFGPKRGTKASQDTQPSPLALLAATCSKIGPPAAQAPVTSPPAQPQPRRLLPIKPAPIAPAPPKNLGFLSAKGNVIQLPAGLGSTAPGSPIVLTIQQSPARTSTSATPGIQYQVVPQIQGAQTIQVMPQGGQIQLIPGTNQAIITTPMTMPAPAAATAPVTPQKTVAIKPSLKVRKPNNTATNVVQLPSGLTIPLNVATGEVGGTQIITETAAAPPTPGKGRRGRKKKAVLAAEPPPPPPAQAASPTPEQMETILIEAGDNIIQAGNNLLIVQSPGQPAMVQQVQLVQPKPDSQVVQIPQQALKVVQAASATLPPVPQRQSVSSNLQVTPTETSPTQILFKTASGEWQSVQLQDSMTTTTPATTVAPTTTVTPLAGTKRTQATGGRKERTLAKIAPAGGMIQLNTSQLTSAAQAVQTISINGVQVQGVPVTITNAGGQQHLTVQTMQGGGLQLAAAQGQPAIQVDQTLTLELPGQPGEKKRRMACTCPNCKDADKRPSEVGKRKHICHVPGCEKTFRKTSLLRAHVRLHTGERPFVCNWVFCGKRFTRSDELQRHARTHTGDKRFECSQCQKRFMRSDHLTKHYKTHINTKNL, from the exons CTTGACGATCACACATTTGGACCAAAGAGGGGCACAAAGGCATCGCAG GACACTCAGCCCTCTCCTTTGGCCCTGCTGGCTGCCACATGCAGTAAAATCGGCCCTCCTGCTGCTCAGGCTCCTGTCACCTCTCCGCCAGCGCAGCCACAACCTCGTCGGCTACTTCCTATAAAGCCAGCTCCAATAGCGCCAGCTCCACCGAAAAACCTTGGTTTCCTTTCAGCAAAGGGCAATGTGATCCAGCTCCCTGCCGGCCTGGGCTCCACAGCTCCTGGCAGCCCCATCGTCCTTACTATCCAGCAGAGTCCTGCTCGTACCAGCACCTCGGCCACTCCTGGCATCCAGTATCAGGTGGTGCCGCAGATCCAGGGTGCACAAACCATTCAGGTGATGCCACAGGGAGGTCAGATCCAGCTAATACCCGGTACCAACCAGGCCATCATTACCACTCCCATGACCATGCCGGCTCCGGCTGCAGCCACTGCTCCTGTCACGCCACAGAAGACTGTAGCCATCAAGCCCTCCCTCAAGGTGCGGAAGCCAAACAATACAGCTACAAACGTTGTGCAGCTGCCCAGTGGACTTACAATTCCCCTCAACGTGGCTACAGGAGAAGTGGGTGGGACACAAATCATCACAGAGACAGCTGCAGCCCCTCCCACTCCTGGAAAGGGACGacgagggaggaaaaaaaaggcgGTACTGGCTGCTGAGCCTCCACCGCCGCCTCCAGCACAGGCTGCCTCTCCAACCCCAGAGCAGATGGAGACCATCCTAATAGAAGCTGGTGACAACATCATACAG GCAGGGAACAATTTACTGATTGTGCAAAGTCCTGGGCAACCTGCTATGGTGCAACAGGTCCAGCTGGTCCAGCCCAAACCAGATTCTCAGGTGGTTCAGATCCCACAACAGGCTTTGAAGGTGGTACAGGCTGCCTCTGCTACGTTGCCACCCGTCCCGCAGAGACAGTCTGTCTCCTCGAATCTGCAGGTCACTCCAACAGAAACATCACCAACACAG atTCTCTTTAAAACAGCATCAGGTGAATGGCAATCAGTTCAGCTTCAGGACTCCATGACAACAACAACCCCTGCCACCACAGTTGCCCCTACCACCACTGTCACACCACTAGCTGGCACCAAGAGAACACAAGCTACCGGAGGACGAAAGGAGCGGACCTTGGCAAAAATTGCCCCTGCAGGTGGAATGATACAATTGAACACATCGCAGCTCACCTCAGCAGCACAAGCAGTGCAGACCATCAGCATCAACGGGGTCCAGGTTCAGGGAGTTCCTGTTACCATCACCAATGCAGGCG GCCAGCAGCACCTAACGGTGCAGACCATGCAGGGTGGAGGGCTCCAGCTGGCCGCAGCACAGGGCCAGCCTGCTATCCAGGTAGACCAGACCCTTACCCTGGAGTTGCCTGGCCAGCCAGGAGAAAAGAAACGACGCATGGCCTGCACCTGCCCCAACTGTAAAGATGCAGACAAGAG ACCCAGTGAGGTGGGAAAGAGGAAACACATCTGCCACGTCCCTGGCTGTGAAAAGACTTTTAGGAAAACATCTCTGCTCAGAGCTCACGTCCGGCTGCACACTGGCGAAAGACCCTTCGTCTGCAACTGGGTTTTCTGTGGGAAACGTTTTACGCGCAGTGACGAGCTGCAGAGGCACGCCAGGACACACACAG GAGACAAGCGCTTTGAGTGCAGCCAGTGTCAGAAACGCTTCATGCGGAGCGACCACCTGACAAAGCATTACAAGACTCACATAAACACCAAGAACTTGTGA
- the sp2 gene encoding transcription factor Sp2 isoform X4, whose product MATTVAVSPSEYLQPSSASTQDTQPSPLALLAATCSKIGPPAAQAPVTSPPAQPQPRRLLPIKPAPIAPAPPKNLGFLSAKGNVIQLPAGLGSTAPGSPIVLTIQQSPARTSTSATPGIQYQVVPQIQGAQTIQVMPQGGQIQLIPGTNQAIITTPMTMPAPAAATAPVTPQKTVAIKPSLKVRKPNNTATNVVQLPSGLTIPLNVATGEVGGTQIITETAAAPPTPGKGRRGRKKKAVLAAEPPPPPPAQAASPTPEQMETILIEAGDNIIQAGNNLLIVQSPGQPAMVQQVQLVQPKPDSQVVQIPQQALKVVQAASATLPPVPQRQSVSSNLQVTPTETSPTQILFKTASGEWQSVQLQDSMTTTTPATTVAPTTTVTPLAGTKRTQATGGRKERTLAKIAPAGGMIQLNTSQLTSAAQAVQTISINGVQVQGVPVTITNAGGQQHLTVQTMQGGGLQLAAAQGQPAIQVDQTLTLELPGQPGEKKRRMACTCPNCKDADKRPSEVGKRKHICHVPGCEKTFRKTSLLRAHVRLHTGERPFVCNWVFCGKRFTRSDELQRHARTHTGDKRFECSQCQKRFMRSDHLTKHYKTHINTKNL is encoded by the exons GACACTCAGCCCTCTCCTTTGGCCCTGCTGGCTGCCACATGCAGTAAAATCGGCCCTCCTGCTGCTCAGGCTCCTGTCACCTCTCCGCCAGCGCAGCCACAACCTCGTCGGCTACTTCCTATAAAGCCAGCTCCAATAGCGCCAGCTCCACCGAAAAACCTTGGTTTCCTTTCAGCAAAGGGCAATGTGATCCAGCTCCCTGCCGGCCTGGGCTCCACAGCTCCTGGCAGCCCCATCGTCCTTACTATCCAGCAGAGTCCTGCTCGTACCAGCACCTCGGCCACTCCTGGCATCCAGTATCAGGTGGTGCCGCAGATCCAGGGTGCACAAACCATTCAGGTGATGCCACAGGGAGGTCAGATCCAGCTAATACCCGGTACCAACCAGGCCATCATTACCACTCCCATGACCATGCCGGCTCCGGCTGCAGCCACTGCTCCTGTCACGCCACAGAAGACTGTAGCCATCAAGCCCTCCCTCAAGGTGCGGAAGCCAAACAATACAGCTACAAACGTTGTGCAGCTGCCCAGTGGACTTACAATTCCCCTCAACGTGGCTACAGGAGAAGTGGGTGGGACACAAATCATCACAGAGACAGCTGCAGCCCCTCCCACTCCTGGAAAGGGACGacgagggaggaaaaaaaaggcgGTACTGGCTGCTGAGCCTCCACCGCCGCCTCCAGCACAGGCTGCCTCTCCAACCCCAGAGCAGATGGAGACCATCCTAATAGAAGCTGGTGACAACATCATACAG GCAGGGAACAATTTACTGATTGTGCAAAGTCCTGGGCAACCTGCTATGGTGCAACAGGTCCAGCTGGTCCAGCCCAAACCAGATTCTCAGGTGGTTCAGATCCCACAACAGGCTTTGAAGGTGGTACAGGCTGCCTCTGCTACGTTGCCACCCGTCCCGCAGAGACAGTCTGTCTCCTCGAATCTGCAGGTCACTCCAACAGAAACATCACCAACACAG atTCTCTTTAAAACAGCATCAGGTGAATGGCAATCAGTTCAGCTTCAGGACTCCATGACAACAACAACCCCTGCCACCACAGTTGCCCCTACCACCACTGTCACACCACTAGCTGGCACCAAGAGAACACAAGCTACCGGAGGACGAAAGGAGCGGACCTTGGCAAAAATTGCCCCTGCAGGTGGAATGATACAATTGAACACATCGCAGCTCACCTCAGCAGCACAAGCAGTGCAGACCATCAGCATCAACGGGGTCCAGGTTCAGGGAGTTCCTGTTACCATCACCAATGCAGGCG GCCAGCAGCACCTAACGGTGCAGACCATGCAGGGTGGAGGGCTCCAGCTGGCCGCAGCACAGGGCCAGCCTGCTATCCAGGTAGACCAGACCCTTACCCTGGAGTTGCCTGGCCAGCCAGGAGAAAAGAAACGACGCATGGCCTGCACCTGCCCCAACTGTAAAGATGCAGACAAGAG ACCCAGTGAGGTGGGAAAGAGGAAACACATCTGCCACGTCCCTGGCTGTGAAAAGACTTTTAGGAAAACATCTCTGCTCAGAGCTCACGTCCGGCTGCACACTGGCGAAAGACCCTTCGTCTGCAACTGGGTTTTCTGTGGGAAACGTTTTACGCGCAGTGACGAGCTGCAGAGGCACGCCAGGACACACACAG GAGACAAGCGCTTTGAGTGCAGCCAGTGTCAGAAACGCTTCATGCGGAGCGACCACCTGACAAAGCATTACAAGACTCACATAAACACCAAGAACTTGTGA
- the sp2 gene encoding transcription factor Sp2 isoform X3, whose protein sequence is MSEQQDSMATTVAVSPSEYLQPSSASTQDTQPSPLALLAATCSKIGPPAAQAPVTSPPAQPQPRRLLPIKPAPIAPAPPKNLGFLSAKGNVIQLPAGLGSTAPGSPIVLTIQQSPARTSTSATPGIQYQVVPQIQGAQTIQVMPQGGQIQLIPGTNQAIITTPMTMPAPAAATAPVTPQKTVAIKPSLKVRKPNNTATNVVQLPSGLTIPLNVATGEVGGTQIITETAAAPPTPGKGRRGRKKKAVLAAEPPPPPPAQAASPTPEQMETILIEAGDNIIQAGNNLLIVQSPGQPAMVQQVQLVQPKPDSQVVQIPQQALKVVQAASATLPPVPQRQSVSSNLQVTPTETSPTQILFKTASGEWQSVQLQDSMTTTTPATTVAPTTTVTPLAGTKRTQATGGRKERTLAKIAPAGGMIQLNTSQLTSAAQAVQTISINGVQVQGVPVTITNAGGQQHLTVQTMQGGGLQLAAAQGQPAIQVDQTLTLELPGQPGEKKRRMACTCPNCKDADKRPSEVGKRKHICHVPGCEKTFRKTSLLRAHVRLHTGERPFVCNWVFCGKRFTRSDELQRHARTHTGDKRFECSQCQKRFMRSDHLTKHYKTHINTKNL, encoded by the exons GACACTCAGCCCTCTCCTTTGGCCCTGCTGGCTGCCACATGCAGTAAAATCGGCCCTCCTGCTGCTCAGGCTCCTGTCACCTCTCCGCCAGCGCAGCCACAACCTCGTCGGCTACTTCCTATAAAGCCAGCTCCAATAGCGCCAGCTCCACCGAAAAACCTTGGTTTCCTTTCAGCAAAGGGCAATGTGATCCAGCTCCCTGCCGGCCTGGGCTCCACAGCTCCTGGCAGCCCCATCGTCCTTACTATCCAGCAGAGTCCTGCTCGTACCAGCACCTCGGCCACTCCTGGCATCCAGTATCAGGTGGTGCCGCAGATCCAGGGTGCACAAACCATTCAGGTGATGCCACAGGGAGGTCAGATCCAGCTAATACCCGGTACCAACCAGGCCATCATTACCACTCCCATGACCATGCCGGCTCCGGCTGCAGCCACTGCTCCTGTCACGCCACAGAAGACTGTAGCCATCAAGCCCTCCCTCAAGGTGCGGAAGCCAAACAATACAGCTACAAACGTTGTGCAGCTGCCCAGTGGACTTACAATTCCCCTCAACGTGGCTACAGGAGAAGTGGGTGGGACACAAATCATCACAGAGACAGCTGCAGCCCCTCCCACTCCTGGAAAGGGACGacgagggaggaaaaaaaaggcgGTACTGGCTGCTGAGCCTCCACCGCCGCCTCCAGCACAGGCTGCCTCTCCAACCCCAGAGCAGATGGAGACCATCCTAATAGAAGCTGGTGACAACATCATACAG GCAGGGAACAATTTACTGATTGTGCAAAGTCCTGGGCAACCTGCTATGGTGCAACAGGTCCAGCTGGTCCAGCCCAAACCAGATTCTCAGGTGGTTCAGATCCCACAACAGGCTTTGAAGGTGGTACAGGCTGCCTCTGCTACGTTGCCACCCGTCCCGCAGAGACAGTCTGTCTCCTCGAATCTGCAGGTCACTCCAACAGAAACATCACCAACACAG atTCTCTTTAAAACAGCATCAGGTGAATGGCAATCAGTTCAGCTTCAGGACTCCATGACAACAACAACCCCTGCCACCACAGTTGCCCCTACCACCACTGTCACACCACTAGCTGGCACCAAGAGAACACAAGCTACCGGAGGACGAAAGGAGCGGACCTTGGCAAAAATTGCCCCTGCAGGTGGAATGATACAATTGAACACATCGCAGCTCACCTCAGCAGCACAAGCAGTGCAGACCATCAGCATCAACGGGGTCCAGGTTCAGGGAGTTCCTGTTACCATCACCAATGCAGGCG GCCAGCAGCACCTAACGGTGCAGACCATGCAGGGTGGAGGGCTCCAGCTGGCCGCAGCACAGGGCCAGCCTGCTATCCAGGTAGACCAGACCCTTACCCTGGAGTTGCCTGGCCAGCCAGGAGAAAAGAAACGACGCATGGCCTGCACCTGCCCCAACTGTAAAGATGCAGACAAGAG ACCCAGTGAGGTGGGAAAGAGGAAACACATCTGCCACGTCCCTGGCTGTGAAAAGACTTTTAGGAAAACATCTCTGCTCAGAGCTCACGTCCGGCTGCACACTGGCGAAAGACCCTTCGTCTGCAACTGGGTTTTCTGTGGGAAACGTTTTACGCGCAGTGACGAGCTGCAGAGGCACGCCAGGACACACACAG GAGACAAGCGCTTTGAGTGCAGCCAGTGTCAGAAACGCTTCATGCGGAGCGACCACCTGACAAAGCATTACAAGACTCACATAAACACCAAGAACTTGTGA